The sequence ATGCCTTTTTCAACTTCGGTTCTAACCCTTTCAATTAGTAATTGTTGATCCTGATCAAAAAGAGGTTCATAAGGTATTGGCTTGTGAATGACCAAAGTCAGTTTGGCCGGATGGATCAGATAGCTCCATATAGGTAATGCCTTGTATGTTCCCTTTATCGTCAAAGGAACGATCGGCAGTTTTATTTCGGAAGCAAGAAAGAAAGCCCCGCGCTTGAATTTGCCCAATTTGCCATCTTTGGAACGGGTTCCTTCAGGGAAAATAACCACCGACGAACCGTTCACCAATTTACGACTAGCATCGTCTATGCTTTTTTTTGCCGACATCGGACTGGTACGATCTATAAAAATATGGCCGGCGGCTTCGCATGCTGCTCCCACGAGCGGAATCTTGCGCAGCTCTTTCTTCATGATCCATTTGAAACGCGAATCGAGCCATCCGTAGACAAGAAAAATATCGTATCCGCTCTGATGATTAGCAGCAAAGATATACGATTCCTCTTTCGAGATATTTTCCGCCCCTTCC comes from Paludibacter jiangxiensis and encodes:
- a CDS encoding lysophospholipid acyltransferase family protein; this encodes MKRRFNPVLFLYQWLIFIPLFAVATVLTALFTMLFAALFRDKEITYLPARAWSRFACYGMFITVHVEGAENISKEESYIFAANHQSGYDIFLVYGWLDSRFKWIMKKELRKIPLVGAACEAAGHIFIDRTSPMSAKKSIDDASRKLVNGSSVVIFPEGTRSKDGKLGKFKRGAFFLASEIKLPIVPLTIKGTYKALPIWSYLIHPAKLTLVIHKPIPYEPLFDQDQQLLIERVRTEVEKGI